A stretch of Paludisphaera rhizosphaerae DNA encodes these proteins:
- a CDS encoding carboxymuconolactone decarboxylase family protein — protein MEARLNYANLSHEPIKAMYAVNGYLARCGLEHSLLELVKIRASQINGCAFCLDMHTKDARAHGETEQRIYTLTAWRETPFFSDRERAALAWTEAVTRISEGVSDAVFEQAREHFTEQELADLTWAVVLINGWNRLAISFRVPPGSYKPPVSTEAVGAGRASD, from the coding sequence ATGGAAGCCCGGCTGAATTACGCGAACCTGTCGCACGAACCGATCAAGGCGATGTACGCGGTCAACGGCTACCTCGCCCGCTGCGGGCTGGAGCACTCGTTGCTGGAGCTGGTGAAGATCCGCGCCTCGCAGATCAACGGCTGCGCCTTCTGCCTGGACATGCACACGAAGGACGCCCGCGCCCACGGCGAGACCGAACAGCGCATCTACACTCTGACCGCCTGGCGAGAGACGCCGTTCTTCAGCGACCGCGAACGTGCGGCGCTCGCCTGGACCGAGGCCGTCACCCGGATCTCCGAGGGGGTCTCCGACGCCGTCTTCGAACAGGCTCGCGAGCACTTCACCGAGCAGGAGCTGGCCGACCTGACCTGGGCCGTCGTCCTGATCAACGGCTGGAATCGGCTGGCGATCTCGTTTCGAGTTCCGCCAGGTTCGTACAAGCCGCCCGTCTCAACCGAGGCCGTCGGGGCGGGGAGGGCGTCGGATTGA